In Camelina sativa cultivar DH55 chromosome 16, Cs, whole genome shotgun sequence, a single window of DNA contains:
- the LOC104749897 gene encoding protein SMAX1-LIKE 7-like isoform X6: MPTPVTTARQCLTEETARALDDAVSVARRRSHAQTTSLHAVSGLLTMPSSILREVCISRAAHNTPYSSRLQFRALELCVGVSLDRLPSSKSPTAVEEDPPVSNSLMAAIKRSQATQRRHPETYHLHQIHANNNTQTTSVLKVELKYFILSILDDPIVSRVFGEAGFRSTDIKLDVLHPPVTSQFSSRFTSRSRVPPLFLCNIPESDSGRARFGFPFGDLDENCRRIGEVLGRRAKKNPLLVGACGGEALKTFTDSINRGKFGFLPLEISGLSVVSVEISEVLAQGSRIDVKVDDLGRLKSGMVLNLGELKDLTSEVYSVDVVEKFVLKLSDLLKLHREKLWFIASASSNETYLKLIERFPMIDKEWNLHLLPITSSSQGVYPKSSLMGSFVPFGGFFSSTSDFRVPFSNSMNQTLPRCHLCNEKYEQEVAALAKSVSVIDDQCSEKLPSWLRNVEPEQDKGLLRKAKDDPNALAARIPALQKKWDDICQRIHQTPAFPKLSFQPVRPQFPLQLVPSSQTKMSLGSPTEKPVCMRTTSESFQGLAQAQNPPHQQLGLSVKISKPKQTEELTSRATNSPLSCVTTDLGLGTIYASKNQDSSTPLSLERRDLEVVKEKPMFAASRYCKDFKSLRELLSRKVGFQNEAVNAISEILCGYRDDESRRRNHIATTSNVWMALLGPDKAGKKKVASALAEVFCGGQDNCICVDFQSQDSLDDRFRGKTVVDYIAGQVARRADSVVFIKNVDKAEFVDQIRLSDAVRTGKLRDSHGREIGMKNVIVVATFSGIDKYSDDCHVVEERVKYTEERVLSARNWKLQIQLAENASNVIKNGLNKRRQEETETGLRALKSQRSFLDLNLPVDETEANADEAYAMSENTEAWLDEFVEQVDGKVTFKQIDFDGLAKNIKRNVLSHFHRYFGPETNLEIENDAILQILHALRWSSDEERTCDQWMQTVLAPSFAEARQKYVSATPFSVKLVASRDSPTEEEPAGIQFPARVKVI; the protein is encoded by the exons ATGCCGACACCGGTAACCACGGCGAGGCAATGTTTAACTGAAGAAACGGCACGTGCACTAGACGACGCTGTCTCCGTCGCGCGTCGTCGCAGCCACGCTCAAACGACGTCTCTTCACGCCGTTTCGGGTCTTTTAACGATGCCTTCCTCTATCCTCAGAGAAGTTTGTATCTCACGCGCCGCTCACAACACACCGTACTCGTCACGTCTCCAGTTTCGCGCGCTAGAGCTCTGCGTCGGCGTGTCTCTAGACAGGTTACCTTCTTCGAAGTCTCCGACGGCTGTAGAAGAAGATCCTCCGGTGTCGAACTCTCTCATGGCGGCGATCAAAAGATCTCAGGCGACTCAACGACGTCACCCGGAGACTTATCATCTCCACCAGATACATGcgaacaacaacacacaaacgacgTCGGTTTTGAAAGTTGAGTTGAAGTATTTTATACTATCCATATTAGACGACCCGATAGTGAGTCGGGTCTTTGGTGAAGCCGGGTTTAGAAGCACCGACATTAAGCTCGACGTGCTTCATCCTCCGGTGACGTCTCAGTTCTCGTCGAGGTTCACGTCGAGATCTCGtgttcctcctctgtttctgtgTAACATACCGGAATCTGATTCGGGTCGGGCTAGATTCGGGTTCCCGTTTGGTGATCTCGACGAGAATTGTAGGAGGATCGGCGAAGTTTTGGGGAGGAGGGCTAAGAAGAATCCGTTACTGGTTGGTGCTTGTGGTGGTGAGGCTCTCAAAACGTTTACTGATTCGATAAACAGAggaaagtttggttttttaccTCTGGAGATTAGTGGGTTGAGTGTAGTTAGTGTAGAGATTAGTGAAGTTTTGGCTCAAGGGTCCAGGATCGATGTAAAGGTTGATGATTTAGGGAGATTGAAGTCAGGGATGGTTTTAAATCTTGGAGAGTTGAAAGATTTAACCAGTGAGGTTTACTCAGTTGATGTTGTTGAGAAGTTTGTGTTGAAGCTCTCTGATTTGTTGAAGCTTCACCGTGAGAAGCTTTGGTTTATCGCTAGTGCGTCGAGTAACGAGACGTATTTGAAGCTGATTGAGAGGTTTCCGATGATTGATAAAGAATggaatcttcatcttcttcctataACATCTTCGAGTCAAGGGGTTTATCCAAAATCCAG TTTGATGGGATCGTTTGTTCCATTTGGAGGTTTTTTCTCATCAACATCGGATTTTAGAGTACCGTTTAGTAACTCAATGAATCAGACTTTACCTAGATGTCATCTCTGTAATGAGAAGTATGAGCAAGAAGTGGCAGCCTTGGCCAAGTCTGTGTCAGTGATCGATGATCAGTGTTCGGAGAAGTTACCTTCTTGGTTACGAAATGTGGAGCCTGAACAAGACAAAGGACTTCTCCGAAAG GCTAAAGATGATCCAAACGCATTAGCCGCTCGGATTCCGGCTCTGCAGAAGAAATGGGACGACATTTGCCAAAGGATCCATCAAACTCCCGCATTTCCTAAACTCAGTTTCCAGCCCGTTAGGCCGCAGTTCCCTCTTCAGCTGGTTCCGTCTAGCCAGACCAAGATGAGTCTTGGAAGCCCAACTGAGAAACCTGTTTGCATGAGGACGACGTCTGAAAGCTTTCAGGGTTTGGCTCAAGCGCAGAATCCACCACACCAACAACTTGGTTTATCAGTAAAAATCTCAAAGCCAAAACAAACCGAGGAACTCACAAGTCGCGCAACGAACTCGCCTTTGAGCTGTGTTACGACAGATTTAGGATTGGGAACAATCTACGCATCGAAAAACCAGGATTCAAGCACACCATTATCGCTTGAAAGGAGAGACCTTGAGGTTGTCAAAGAGAAACCAATGTTTGCGGCTTCGAGATATTGCAAAGATTTCAAGTCTCTGAGGGAACTACTCTCTAGGAAAGTCGGTTTTCAGAACGAAGCCGTGAACGCCATTAGCGAAATCCTTTGTGGATACAGAGATGATGAGTCCAGGAGAAGAAACCATATAGCAACCACAAGTAATGTTTGGATGGCTCTTCTTGGACCTGATAAAGCCGGGAAGAAGAAAGTAGCATCAGCTCTTGCTGAAGTCTTCTGCGGTGGCCAAGACAACTGCATATGTGTGGATTTCCAGTCGCAGGACAGTCTTGACGATAGATTCAGAGGTAAAACAGTTGTTGATTACATTGCTGGCCAAGTGGCGAGGCGGGCTGATTCTGTTGTTTTCATTAAAAACGTTGACAAAGCCGAGTTCGTTGATCAGATCAGATTGTCTGATGCTGTGAGAACTGGAAAACTCCGTGATTCACATGGGAGAGAGATTGGTATGAAAAATGTTATAGTTGTTGCTACTTTTTCTGGAATTGATAAATACAGTGATGATTGTCATGTTGTTGAAGAACGAGTCAAATATACCGAGGAAAGAGTACTCAGTGCAAGAAACTGGAAACTTCAGATACAACTAGCTGAGAATGCGTCAAATGTTATCAAGAATGGTCTGAATAAGAGAAGACAGGAGGAGACAGAAACAGGG CTGCGAGCCCTTAAGTCTCAACGTTCGTTTCTTGATCTCAATCTTCCGGTGGATGAGACAGAAGCAAACGCAGATGAGGCGTATGCAATGTCCGAGAACACGGAAGCTTGGCTTGATGAATTTGTGGAACAAGTAGACGGGAAAGTGACGTTCAAGCAGATTGACTTTGATGGATTAGCCAAGAACATAAAAAGGAACGTTCTTTCGCATTTTCATCGGTACTTTGGACCTGAAACAAATCTAGAGATCGAAAACGATGCGATCCTTCAGATTCTACATGCCTTAAGATGGTCATCAGATGAAGAGAGAACGTGTGATCAATGGATGCAAACTGTTCTTGCTCCAAGCTTTGCTGAAGCTAGACAAAAGTATGTATCCGCTACTCCTTTCTCTGTGAAACTTGTCGCCTCTAGAGATTCTCCGACTGAAGAGGAACCTGCCGGAATACAGTTTCCGGCAAGAGTCAAAGTGATATGA
- the LOC104749897 gene encoding protein SMAX1-LIKE 7-like isoform X1 translates to MPTPVTTARQCLTEETARALDDAVSVARRRSHAQTTSLHAVSGLLTMPSSILREVCISRAAHNTPYSSRLQFRALELCVGVSLDRLPSSKSPTAVEEDPPVSNSLMAAIKRSQATQRRHPETYHLHQIHANNNTQTTSVLKVELKYFILSILDDPIVSRVFGEAGFRSTDIKLDVLHPPVTSQFSSRFTSRSRVPPLFLCNIPESDSGRARFGFPFGDLDENCRRIGEVLGRRAKKNPLLVGACGGEALKTFTDSINRGKFGFLPLEISGLSVVSVEISEVLAQGSRIDVKVDDLGRLKSGMVLNLGELKDLTSEVYSVDVVEKFVLKLSDLLKLHREKLWFIASASSNETYLKLIERFPMIDKEWNLHLLPITSSSQGVYPKSSLMGSFVPFGGFFSSTSDFRVPFSNSMNQTLPRCHLCNEKYEQEVAALAKSVSVIDDQCSEKLPSWLRNVEPEQDKGLLRKAKDDPNALAARIPALQKKWDDICQRIHQTPAFPKLSFQPVRPQFPLQLVPSSQTKMSLGSPTEKPVCMRTTSESFQGLAQAQNPPHQQLGLSVKISKPKQTEELTSRATNSPLSCVTTDLGLGTIYASKNQDSSTPLSLERRDLEVVKEKPMFAASRYCKDFKSLRELLSRKVGFQNEAVNAISEILCGYRDDESRRRNHIATTSNVWMALLGPDKAGKKKVASALAEVFCGGQDNCICVDFQSQDSLDDRFRGKTVVDYIAGQVARRADSVVFIKNVDKAEFVDQIRLSDAVRTGKLRDSHGREIGMKNVIVVATFSGIDKYSDDCHVVEERVKYTEERVLSARNWKLQIQLAENASNVIKNGLNKRRQEETETGVTELRALKSQRSFLDLNLPVDETEANADEAYAMSENTEAWLDEFVEQVDGKVTFKQIDFDGLAKNIKRNVLSHFHRYFGPETNLEIENDAILQILHALRWSSDEERTCDQWMQTVLAPSFAEARQKYVSATPFSVKLVASRDSPTEEEPAGIQFPARVKVI, encoded by the exons ATGCCGACACCGGTAACCACGGCGAGGCAATGTTTAACTGAAGAAACGGCACGTGCACTAGACGACGCTGTCTCCGTCGCGCGTCGTCGCAGCCACGCTCAAACGACGTCTCTTCACGCCGTTTCGGGTCTTTTAACGATGCCTTCCTCTATCCTCAGAGAAGTTTGTATCTCACGCGCCGCTCACAACACACCGTACTCGTCACGTCTCCAGTTTCGCGCGCTAGAGCTCTGCGTCGGCGTGTCTCTAGACAGGTTACCTTCTTCGAAGTCTCCGACGGCTGTAGAAGAAGATCCTCCGGTGTCGAACTCTCTCATGGCGGCGATCAAAAGATCTCAGGCGACTCAACGACGTCACCCGGAGACTTATCATCTCCACCAGATACATGcgaacaacaacacacaaacgacgTCGGTTTTGAAAGTTGAGTTGAAGTATTTTATACTATCCATATTAGACGACCCGATAGTGAGTCGGGTCTTTGGTGAAGCCGGGTTTAGAAGCACCGACATTAAGCTCGACGTGCTTCATCCTCCGGTGACGTCTCAGTTCTCGTCGAGGTTCACGTCGAGATCTCGtgttcctcctctgtttctgtgTAACATACCGGAATCTGATTCGGGTCGGGCTAGATTCGGGTTCCCGTTTGGTGATCTCGACGAGAATTGTAGGAGGATCGGCGAAGTTTTGGGGAGGAGGGCTAAGAAGAATCCGTTACTGGTTGGTGCTTGTGGTGGTGAGGCTCTCAAAACGTTTACTGATTCGATAAACAGAggaaagtttggttttttaccTCTGGAGATTAGTGGGTTGAGTGTAGTTAGTGTAGAGATTAGTGAAGTTTTGGCTCAAGGGTCCAGGATCGATGTAAAGGTTGATGATTTAGGGAGATTGAAGTCAGGGATGGTTTTAAATCTTGGAGAGTTGAAAGATTTAACCAGTGAGGTTTACTCAGTTGATGTTGTTGAGAAGTTTGTGTTGAAGCTCTCTGATTTGTTGAAGCTTCACCGTGAGAAGCTTTGGTTTATCGCTAGTGCGTCGAGTAACGAGACGTATTTGAAGCTGATTGAGAGGTTTCCGATGATTGATAAAGAATggaatcttcatcttcttcctataACATCTTCGAGTCAAGGGGTTTATCCAAAATCCAG TTTGATGGGATCGTTTGTTCCATTTGGAGGTTTTTTCTCATCAACATCGGATTTTAGAGTACCGTTTAGTAACTCAATGAATCAGACTTTACCTAGATGTCATCTCTGTAATGAGAAGTATGAGCAAGAAGTGGCAGCCTTGGCCAAGTCTGTGTCAGTGATCGATGATCAGTGTTCGGAGAAGTTACCTTCTTGGTTACGAAATGTGGAGCCTGAACAAGACAAAGGACTTCTCCGAAAG GCTAAAGATGATCCAAACGCATTAGCCGCTCGGATTCCGGCTCTGCAGAAGAAATGGGACGACATTTGCCAAAGGATCCATCAAACTCCCGCATTTCCTAAACTCAGTTTCCAGCCCGTTAGGCCGCAGTTCCCTCTTCAGCTGGTTCCGTCTAGCCAGACCAAGATGAGTCTTGGAAGCCCAACTGAGAAACCTGTTTGCATGAGGACGACGTCTGAAAGCTTTCAGGGTTTGGCTCAAGCGCAGAATCCACCACACCAACAACTTGGTTTATCAGTAAAAATCTCAAAGCCAAAACAAACCGAGGAACTCACAAGTCGCGCAACGAACTCGCCTTTGAGCTGTGTTACGACAGATTTAGGATTGGGAACAATCTACGCATCGAAAAACCAGGATTCAAGCACACCATTATCGCTTGAAAGGAGAGACCTTGAGGTTGTCAAAGAGAAACCAATGTTTGCGGCTTCGAGATATTGCAAAGATTTCAAGTCTCTGAGGGAACTACTCTCTAGGAAAGTCGGTTTTCAGAACGAAGCCGTGAACGCCATTAGCGAAATCCTTTGTGGATACAGAGATGATGAGTCCAGGAGAAGAAACCATATAGCAACCACAAGTAATGTTTGGATGGCTCTTCTTGGACCTGATAAAGCCGGGAAGAAGAAAGTAGCATCAGCTCTTGCTGAAGTCTTCTGCGGTGGCCAAGACAACTGCATATGTGTGGATTTCCAGTCGCAGGACAGTCTTGACGATAGATTCAGAGGTAAAACAGTTGTTGATTACATTGCTGGCCAAGTGGCGAGGCGGGCTGATTCTGTTGTTTTCATTAAAAACGTTGACAAAGCCGAGTTCGTTGATCAGATCAGATTGTCTGATGCTGTGAGAACTGGAAAACTCCGTGATTCACATGGGAGAGAGATTGGTATGAAAAATGTTATAGTTGTTGCTACTTTTTCTGGAATTGATAAATACAGTGATGATTGTCATGTTGTTGAAGAACGAGTCAAATATACCGAGGAAAGAGTACTCAGTGCAAGAAACTGGAAACTTCAGATACAACTAGCTGAGAATGCGTCAAATGTTATCAAGAATGGTCTGAATAAGAGAAGACAGGAGGAGACAGAAACAGGGGTTACAGAGCTGCGAGCCCTTAAGTCTCAACGTTCGTTTCTTGATCTCAATCTTCCGGTGGATGAGACAGAAGCAAACGCAGATGAGGCGTATGCAATGTCCGAGAACACGGAAGCTTGGCTTGATGAATTTGTGGAACAAGTAGACGGGAAAGTGACGTTCAAGCAG ATTGACTTTGATGGATTAGCCAAGAACATAAAAAGGAACGTTCTTTCGCATTTTCATCGGTACTTTGGACCTGAAACAAATCTAGAGATCGAAAACGATGCGATCCTTCAGATTCTACATGCCTTAAGATGGTCATCAGATGAAGAGAGAACGTGTGATCAATGGATGCAAACTGTTCTTGCTCCAAGCTTTGCTGAAGCTAGACAAAAGTATGTATCCGCTACTCCTTTCTCTGTGAAACTTGTCGCCTCTAGAGATTCTCCGACTGAAGAGGAACCTGCCGGAATACAGTTTCCGGCAAGAGTCAAAGTGATATGA
- the LOC104749897 gene encoding protein SMAX1-LIKE 7-like isoform X4, with the protein MPTPVTTARQCLTEETARALDDAVSVARRRSHAQTTSLHAVSGLLTMPSSILREVCISRAAHNTPYSSRLQFRALELCVGVSLDRLPSSKSPTAVEEDPPVSNSLMAAIKRSQATQRRHPETYHLHQIHANNNTQTTSVLKVELKYFILSILDDPIVSRVFGEAGFRSTDIKLDVLHPPVTSQFSSRFTSRSRVPPLFLCNIPESDSGRARFGFPFGDLDENCRRIGEVLGRRAKKNPLLVGACGGEALKTFTDSINRGKFGFLPLEISGLSVVSVEISEVLAQGSRIDVKVDDLGRLKSGMVLNLGELKDLTSEVYSVDVVEKFVLKLSDLLKLHREKLWFIASASSNETYLKLIERFPMIDKEWNLHLLPITSSSQGVYPKSSLMGSFVPFGGFFSSTSDFRVPFSNSMNQTLPRCHLCNEKYEQEVAALAKSVSVIDDQCSEKLPSWLRNVEPEQDKGLLRKAKDDPNALAARIPALQKKWDDICQRIHQTPAFPKLSFQPVRPQFPLQLVPSSQTKMSLGSPTEKPVCMRTTSESFQGLAQAQNPPHQQLGLSVKISKPKQTEELTSRATNSPLSCVTTDLGLGTIYASKNQDSSTPLSLERRDLEVVKEKPMFAASRYCKDFKSLRELLSRKVGFQNEAVNAISEILCGYRDDESRRRNHIATTSNVWMALLGPDKAGKKKVASALAEVFCGGQDNCICVDFQSQDSLDDRFRGKTVVDYIAGQVARRADSVVFIKNVDKAEFVDQIRLSDAVRTGKLRDSHGREIGMKNVIVVATFSGIDKYSDDCHVVEERVKYTEERVLSARNWKLQIQLAENASNVIKNGLNKRRQEETETGVTELRALKSQRSFLDLNLPVDETEANADEAYAMSENTEAWLDEFVEQVDGKVTFKQIDFDGLAKNIKRNVLSHFHRYFGPETNLEIENDAILQILHALRWSSDEERTCDQWMQTVLAPSFAEARQKYVSATPFSVKLVASRDSPTEEEPAGIQFPARVKVI; encoded by the exons ATGCCGACACCGGTAACCACGGCGAGGCAATGTTTAACTGAAGAAACGGCACGTGCACTAGACGACGCTGTCTCCGTCGCGCGTCGTCGCAGCCACGCTCAAACGACGTCTCTTCACGCCGTTTCGGGTCTTTTAACGATGCCTTCCTCTATCCTCAGAGAAGTTTGTATCTCACGCGCCGCTCACAACACACCGTACTCGTCACGTCTCCAGTTTCGCGCGCTAGAGCTCTGCGTCGGCGTGTCTCTAGACAGGTTACCTTCTTCGAAGTCTCCGACGGCTGTAGAAGAAGATCCTCCGGTGTCGAACTCTCTCATGGCGGCGATCAAAAGATCTCAGGCGACTCAACGACGTCACCCGGAGACTTATCATCTCCACCAGATACATGcgaacaacaacacacaaacgacgTCGGTTTTGAAAGTTGAGTTGAAGTATTTTATACTATCCATATTAGACGACCCGATAGTGAGTCGGGTCTTTGGTGAAGCCGGGTTTAGAAGCACCGACATTAAGCTCGACGTGCTTCATCCTCCGGTGACGTCTCAGTTCTCGTCGAGGTTCACGTCGAGATCTCGtgttcctcctctgtttctgtgTAACATACCGGAATCTGATTCGGGTCGGGCTAGATTCGGGTTCCCGTTTGGTGATCTCGACGAGAATTGTAGGAGGATCGGCGAAGTTTTGGGGAGGAGGGCTAAGAAGAATCCGTTACTGGTTGGTGCTTGTGGTGGTGAGGCTCTCAAAACGTTTACTGATTCGATAAACAGAggaaagtttggttttttaccTCTGGAGATTAGTGGGTTGAGTGTAGTTAGTGTAGAGATTAGTGAAGTTTTGGCTCAAGGGTCCAGGATCGATGTAAAGGTTGATGATTTAGGGAGATTGAAGTCAGGGATGGTTTTAAATCTTGGAGAGTTGAAAGATTTAACCAGTGAGGTTTACTCAGTTGATGTTGTTGAGAAGTTTGTGTTGAAGCTCTCTGATTTGTTGAAGCTTCACCGTGAGAAGCTTTGGTTTATCGCTAGTGCGTCGAGTAACGAGACGTATTTGAAGCTGATTGAGAGGTTTCCGATGATTGATAAAGAATggaatcttcatcttcttcctataACATCTTCGAGTCAAGGGGTTTATCCAAAATCCAG TTTGATGGGATCGTTTGTTCCATTTGGAGGTTTTTTCTCATCAACATCGGATTTTAGAGTACCGTTTAGTAACTCAATGAATCAGACTTTACCTAGATGTCATCTCTGTAATGAGAAGTATGAGCAAGAAGTGGCAGCCTTGGCCAAGTCTGTGTCAGTGATCGATGATCAGTGTTCGGAGAAGTTACCTTCTTGGTTACGAAATGTGGAGCCTGAACAAGACAAAGGACTTCTCCGAAAG GCTAAAGATGATCCAAACGCATTAGCCGCTCGGATTCCGGCTCTGCAGAAGAAATGGGACGAC ATTTGCCAAAGGATCCATCAAACTCCAGCATTTCCTAAACTCAGTTTCCAGCCCGTTAGGCCGCAGTTCCCTCTTCAGCTGGTTCCGTCTAGCCAGACCAAGATGAGTCTTGGAAGCCCAACTGAGAAACCTGTTTGCATGAGGACGACGTCTGAAAGCTTTCAGGGTTTGGCTCAAGCGCAGAATCCACCACACCAACAACTTGGTTTATCAGTAAAAATCTCAAAGCCAAAACAAACCGAGGAACTCACAAGTCGCGCAACGAACTCGCCTTTGAGCTGTGTTACGACAGATTTAGGATTGGGAACAATCTACGCATCGAAAAACCAGGATTCAAGCACACCATTATCGCTTGAAAGGAGAGACCTTGAGGTTGTCAAAGAGAAACCAATGTTTGCGGCTTCGAGATATTGCAAAGATTTCAAGTCTCTGAGGGAACTACTCTCTAGGAAAGTCGGTTTTCAGAACGAAGCCGTGAACGCCATTAGCGAAATCCTTTGTGGATACAGAGATGATGAGTCCAGGAGAAGAAACCATATAGCAACCACAAGTAATGTTTGGATGGCTCTTCTTGGACCTGATAAAGCCGGGAAGAAGAAAGTGGCATCAGCTCTTGCTGAAGTCTTCTGCGGTGGCCAAGACAACTGCATCTGCGTGGATTTCCAGTCGCAGGACAGTCTTGACGATAGATTCAGAGGTAAAACAGTTGTTGATTACATTGCTGGCCAAGTGGCGAGGCGGGCTGATTCTGTTGTTTTCATTAAAAACGTTGACAAAGCCGAGTTCGTTGATCAGATCAGATTGTCTGATGCTGTGAGAACTGGAAAACTCCGTGATTCACATGGGAGAGAGATTGGTATGAAAAATGTTATAGTTGTTGCTACTTTTTCTGGAATTGATAAATACAGTGATGATTGTCATGTTGTTGAAGAACGAGTCAAATATACCGAGGAAAGAGTACTCAGTGCAAGAAACTGGAAACTTCAGATACAACTAGCTGAGAATGCGTCAAATGTTATCAAGAATGGTCTGAATAAGAGAAGACAGGAGGAGACAGAAACAGGGGTTACAGAGCTGCGAGCCCTTAAGTCTCAACGTTCGTTTCTTGATCTCAATCTTCCGGTGGATGAGACAGAAGCAAACGCAGATGAGGCGTATGCAATGTCCGAGAACACGGAAGCTTGGCTTGATGAATTTGTGGAACAAGTAGACGGGAAAGTGACGTTCAAGCAGATTGACTTTGATGGATTAGCCAAGAACATAAAAAGGAACGTTCTTTCGCATTTTCATCGGTACTTTGGACCTGAAACAAATCTAGAGATCGAAAACGATGCGATCCTTCAGATTCTACATGCCTTAAGATGGTCATCAGATGAAGAGAGAACGTGTGATCAATGGATGCAAACTGTTCTTGCTCCAAGCTTTGCTGAAGCTAGACAAAAGTATGTATCCGCTACTCCTTTCTCTGTGAAACTTGTCGCCTCTAGAGATTCTCCGACTGAAGAGGAACCTGCCGGAATACAGTTTCCGGCAAGAGTCAAAGTGATATGA